The Hymenobacter sp. DG01 sequence GCGGCGGGCCAGGGCCGTTTGCAAAGCCGCATTGGGTGCCACCTCCCGGGGGCTGCTGCCGGCTATGGTTTGGTAGAACTCGGGGCCGATGAGGGGGTAGCGACGGAAAGGCTCCGCCGCGGTGGCCGTGCGCACATCGTACTGCACAAAGCCCTGCTCACTGGCGTACACCGCCCAGCCAGCCCCGGCCGGTACTCCGGCAAAGGCCGCCCGCTCCAGAAAAAACACGCCCTGCTGCCCGGGCTGCAGCCGCAGCGTGTTGGTAAGCTCCTGCCGGTCGAGGCCAACGGTACCGCCTTCCGTGAGTACCGTCAGCTCGGTGGGGGCGGTGCCTTTCAACTGCTTGTACACCCGCAGGCGGTGGCGGGTATAGATGCGGCCATTCGGAACCCGGAAACCTTCTGCGTCGAGCACTTCGGCTTCCACAATCAGGGGTACGTGGGCGGTCCGGGCAGCAGGGTCCAGGGGCAGCAGCAGGCAGCGGGTTTCCTGGGCGGGCGCGACGACCTGCGCCTGGGCCGGCAGCGCCAGTCCTCCCAGCCCCGAGGCCATGCACAAGAAGAGTAAAAATTTCATAGGGTAGCAAAGGCCCGGCGGGGCCTGGTTCAAGGTACTGGTTTTGGCCGCCAAATGGTTTGACGGCCTTTTCTTTTTTACGCTCCCTGTGCTACGTATAATACTGGTTCCGGGGAGGAAACCTGCCTTTCCGAAAGCTAACCTACTGCTGAGGCTAACCACAGCTGTTTCACCCAAAGCCTGGCCCTTGCGTCGGCTGCTGAAACCAGCTCTCACCTGCTGTGTTCGGCTACCGCTATCCGCCTCAGGTATCCGATGGCCTTCTTCTAAAGAGTAAGCCTGCTAAAATAGACTACCCTGCACCGGCTGCGGAATCACGCGGGGTGGCTGCACGCTCAGGCCGGTCAGCTCGCGGAGCCGGCGCAGGAAATGCTCGGCCCAGAGCGGAGAGTGCATAATATCTTTCTGATGAATAAAGAGGTAGGCCGTGTGCAGGCCCGCTTCCAGCCAGCCAGCCACGCGGGCGGCCCAGTCATCGGCGCGGCGGAAGTCGGAATCGATGAGGCCGTGGCCGTTGATGCGCACGAAGGCTACAGGCGTGGTCAGGCGCATGTGCAGCACGTCGCGGCGGCCGGCCACGTCACTGAGCACCAGCGGCTTATTTAGCGCCTCCAGCATAGCCGTTACGGAAGCCAGCAGCTCCGCATCGGCAAACCAGCCGGGGTGGCGCAGCTCCACGGCTAGGGGCACGTAGGCCGGAAAATCGAGCAGGTAGCGTTCCAGGCGGGGCAGGTGCTCGGGGCCGAAGGTGGGCGGCAGCTGCAGAAACGCATGGCCCAGCGTGGGGCCCAGGCCTTCAATGGCCCGGCAAAAGCTCAGCGTCAGCTCGTCGGCGTTATACAAGGCCCGGTCATGGCTGATGGCCTGGGGCAGCTTGGGGCAGAACCGGAAGGTAGGGGACACGGCCTCGCGCCAGCGCCGCACGGTGGTAGCGTCGGGAATATGGTAATGGGTGGTATTCAGCTCAATGCTGTTGAACTGCCGGCCGTAGTGGTGCAGGTAGTCGGCCTCCCGAATGCCCAGTGGAAAGTAGCTGCCCAGCCACGCCTTGTTCGTCCAGATGGGGCACCCCACGTACACGGCGGGCGGCGCGGGCTGGGTAGGCAGGGCCCGGGCCAGCACGCCGGGAGTTTCGGCATGGTCGGGGGGTAGGCGAAAGTTAACGTAGCGCAGGTCGGAAAGGCGGCCAAAATCCATACCCCGAAGATACGCTGAAACCGTGGTTGTATGTTCTTGGGCAGGTAGCCAGCGCCGGGGCACTCTTCTCCTTAGGGCTTAGCACATTTCCGCGACATTTGCAACCCGGCTTTACACCCGGAGAACCCCTAAAGGACAAAATTTTTTATCCGGCGGATAGTCTTATTTCATGGGGCTACATGCTATTACCTAAAAAGAGTGCAAAACGCGCCTTAAGGAAACACAATCCCTTATTTGCCAGCAATTCATGCAATAACTTAAATGCAAAAATTCTTTGAAAAGGATAATTAGCAAAGATTAGTCCGTACTAATACGGAGCAAGGCAGGGGCTTGGTTTGGGAGGCGCACCTAGATTTGTCGCACTCACCAACCAAGAGAACGGATGAAGTTGAATTTACGACTGCATGTCTCGGGCTTGATGATGGCCATGCTCCTTGTGCTGCTCACGGCCTTCGCGGCCCTGGCCCGCCCGAACAGCATACGTGAAGATGAAAAAGCCCCCGCCGCTGCTGCTAAAAAGGCAACGGTAATGCGCGGCCGAGCCTCCTGGTACGGCCGCGAACATCAAGGCCACCGCACCAGCAATGGGGAGCGGTTCGACCGCAACAAGTACACCTGCGCCCACAAAACCCTACCCTTCGGCACGAAGCTGCGGGTTTCCAACCCCGAAACCGGCCGCTCAGTAGTAGTGCGCGTAACCGACCGGGGCCCTTTCCGTCACCAACGCATCCTCGACCTGTCGGAGGTGGCAGCCCGGCCCCTGGGCATTGTTACCCACGGCGCCGTATCGGTAGTAGCTGAGGTAGTAAGCCCCGAGACGCCCCTGGGTCCGACCGAGGCGCCCGCCGACCTGGCTACCCTCGCTGCCGACTCGACCGTAGCCGTGGGCCTGCTGGCCGACATCCGGCCCGGCACTTCGGAAGCCGCTGATGTAACCCTGACGCCGGAGCCAGTGGCAACCTACGTTATTCAGGCGGGCACCTTCGGCGATGCCCGCAACGCCCGCGCCGTAATGGACAAAATCCAGAGCGTGGAGCCCAAGCTGCTGGTAACCACCGTAGCCACCAGCACCCCGGATGGCAAAGCCCTCAACCGCGTAGTAGTGGGCCGCTTTGCTACCGCCGCCGAGGCCGATACCGTACGCCAGCGCCTGGCCCGCCTGGGTATAGCCGGGTTGGTCCGGCAGGGCGAGAACCTGTAGCGCCCTCCTTTTGCCTCTTTTGAAAGAGCCGTTTCCTGCCCGGAAACGGCTCTTTTTATTTAGGGCCGGGTAAGCACGGCCTTAAATATTTCTTCTGCCAGATACTCCAGCCGCACCCACCAGAGTTAGTTGACTATCTCTAACCCAACCATTTCTTTATCCTCTCCTACATGCTTAAAACGTATTGCCTTCTGGCACTCGGCTTCACTCTATGTACTGCCAGCACGGCCAAAGCTCAAACCACTAAGGGCACCCGGGTACTGGGCCTGAGCGCCGGCAACATTATTTACCAAAAGAACAACGGCTACCGCCAGATCAGCGCGCAGCTTGCTCCTTCCATCGGTACGTTTGTGGCCGATAACGTGGCCTTGGGCATTGCCCTACCTATTGGCTATTCATCCACGAAGACTCAATACAGCTTCCGCAACACCCAGCGAAACCTGGAACTGGGCCTTTTGCCCTGGGTGCGTTACTACCTGCCTTCCAGCAGCAAGCATCGGGTATTTGGGGAGCTAAGTGTAGGAGGGGCGCTCAGTAGCTCCCGGACAAAGGCAGATGGCTATACTGTCAAAAATAGTGATGTCACCTTGCTTGCCAGCCTGGGGGCAGGATACAGCTATTTCATCACGCCCAATGTGGGCCTGGAGGCCTTGGCGAAATTTGCTACCAACAGCGGCAACTCAACCGCATTTGGCAAGGGCTACCTCGACATCAACCTGGGTTTCCGGGTGTACCTACCAAAGGGTGGGGCGGCCACGGTTCCGGCCGAGTAAGGGGGTAGCACTTACCGTCTAATAATAGAATACGAAGCATTTACTACCTTCCGGGCCCTTGCTCTCTGGTAGTTTATGCTTCGTATTCTGAAGGCCGGCCTTGCCCTGCTCCTTACGCTTGCCCTTACCTGGGCTCTGAACACTAAACTGGGCGATGTGCCGCCGGTAGCGCGCCTGCTCAGCCCCTACCGCGGCATCTGGCAAAACGGCGAGGCCGAAGCTGACTTTGCGGCTCAGCAAACCCTGCAGCTGCCGGGCCTGCACCAGCCCGTGCGGGTACGCTTCGACGATAGGCGCGTGCCCCACATCTTCGCCGAGAACGAGCACGACCTGTACTATGCCCAGGGCTACCTCACGGCCCACGACCGGCTCTGGCAGATGGAGTTTATGACCCGGGTAGCAGCTGGGCGCATTTCGGAGGTAGTGGGCCCCAAAGCCCTGGAGTACGACCGGTTTCAGCGCCGCATGGGCCTGCCCTACGGGGCTGAAAATACCCTGCGCGAGATGCTCCGCAACGACACCACCCGTCTGGTGCTGGAGTCGTACGCGGCCGGGGTGAATGCCTACATCAACAGCCTCTCGCCCAAAGACTACCCCTTCGAGTACAAGCTCCTCGACTACGCCCCTGAGCCCTGGCAACCCCTGAAAAGCGCTCTGCTGCTGAAGCTGATGGCCTGGGACCTGAGCGGCCGCTCCGACGACCTGCGCCTGAGCAACATCCTGAGCAAATACGGCCCGGAGGTTGTCCGCGACCTGTTTCCCGACTACCCCAACCGCACGGACGCCATTGTGCCGCCCGGCACCCCACTGGAGTTCGAGCCCCGGCCGGTGCCGCCTACCCCCCCATCCTTCACGGCCGCTATGGCGGGCAAGCTGCCCCAGCGGGAACCCGACCCGGAGCTGGGTTCCAACAACTTTGCGGTGGCAGGCAGCCGCTCGGCCTCGGGCCTGCCCCTGCTGGCCAACGACCCGCACTTGCAGCTGAACCTGCCCAGCATCTGGTACCAGGCCCAGCTGCACGCGCCGGGCGTAAACGTGTACGGCGTAACCATTCCGGGGGCGCCTACCATCATTATCGGCTTCAATGAGGATGTGGCCTGGGGCGTAACCAACGTGGGCGGCGACGTGCTGGACTGGTACCAGCTGAAGTTCCGCGACGCCCGCCAGCGCGAGTACTGGCACGAGGGCCGCTGGAAGCCCGTGCGCCGGGTGGTGGAGCGCATTGCGGTGCGCGGCCAGCCCGACCGGCTCGATACGGTGCTCTACACCCACCACGGCCCCATCGTGTACGACCAGCAGGAGAAGGTTTTCAACAAGCAGACGCCCATCCGGCACGCCCTGCGTTGGACTGCCCACGACGGCGGCAACGAGGTGCTGGCCTTCTACCGCCTCAACCGCGCCCACTCCTACCCCGATTACCGCCGCGCCCTGCGCATGTACGCCTCCCCGGCCCAGAACTTCATCTTCGCCGACAACCGCAACGAAATTGCCATTCAGCCCAACGGCCGCTTTCCGCTGAAGTGGCCTGACCAGGGCAAGTTTATCTTGGACGGCACCGATGCGCGCTACGACTGGCAGGGCTGGATTCCGATGGAGCAGAACCCGCACGTAAAGGACCCGGCCCGGGGCTTCGTATCGTCGGCCAACCAGCCTTCCGCTGGTTTTGATTACCCCTACTACCTCGGCTGGGACTACGCCCCCTCCGACCGGGGACACCGCATCAATGAGCGCCTCACCCAACTGCGCGGCGCTACCCCCGACAGCCTGCGCAACCTCCAGAACGACAACCTGGGCGTGAATGCCCGCCAGATGCTGCCCTGGATGCTGAGCACTGTAACCGGCAGCAAAATGACGGACAACTGCTTCCTGCCGCTGCTACCTAACTCGCCGGAGTACGCGGCGGTGGGGGCGCTGGCCCAATGGAACTACCGCTACGAGTCCGATGCCGTGGCCGCCAGCGTGTTTGAGCTCTGGTATAATGACCTGGTAAAGCGCCTCTGGGACGATGACTTTGGTAGCGCCGCGGGTCTGGAAATGCGCTACCCCTCCCGCGCCCGCACCAACCAGTTGCTGCTGCGGGAATCGGGCAGCATGCTTACCTGCTTTCAGAAGGCCAGCCCCTGGATTGATGACCGCACCACCGCCAAGCGCGAAAACGTGCACGACCTGCTAACCGCCTCCCTGCATTTCGCCGTGGATTCTCTGACACGCAAGTTTGGGCCGATGGGGCCAAAGTGGGCCTGGGCCAACCAGAAAAGCACCGACATCAACCACCTGGCCAACCTGACCGGCTTCGGCCGGCAAGACATTGACTGCCCTGGCAGCCCCGGCTCAGTGAATGCCACGGGGCCGCGCAATGGCCCCTCCTGGCGCATGGTGGTAGCCCTGGGCCCGCAGGTGAAAGCCTACGGTATTTTTCCCGGCGGCCAGAGCGGCAACCCTGCCTCGGCTTACTACGATGATATGATTGAGTCCTGGCGGGTGGGCAAGCTCGATGAGCTGGTGTTCTTACGCGCCGCCGACGAAAACCACCCGCGCCTGGGGGCGGCCTGGCGGCTGGAAGCCCGGCCGTAGCCATAGCCCCGGCCCGTTTCTGCCCCTTGTATATCTGCTTTTCCTACTCTGTTATGGCGCGCTTCTGGCTTTCCCTCCTATTGATTTTTGTTCTGGTTTCCCTGGCTCAGCTGCTGCTGCCCTGGTGGGTGCTGGTGCCCCTGTGCTTTGCGGTAGCGGCCTGGAGCCAACTCAGCGGGGAGCGGGCGTTTCTGGCGGGGCTGCTGGGTGCCGCGCTGAGCTGGTGGCTACCGGCGGCCTGGCTCGCCACCCACGGCGCCGAGCGGCTGGCCTCCCGCCTGGCTACTCTCCTGCCCCTGGGCGGCAACGCCTGGACCTTGGTGCTGGTGAGTGGGGTAGTAGCGGGGCTGGTGGGTGGGCTGGCGGCCCTGAGCGGCACCTGGGCCCGGCAGGCGCTCCGCCCTGCCTCCCAGGCCACGGGCATCACTCAATAATCTGATTCAGCAACAAAAAGCCCGCTTACCACG is a genomic window containing:
- a CDS encoding DUF72 domain-containing protein; protein product: MDFGRLSDLRYVNFRLPPDHAETPGVLARALPTQPAPPAVYVGCPIWTNKAWLGSYFPLGIREADYLHHYGRQFNSIELNTTHYHIPDATTVRRWREAVSPTFRFCPKLPQAISHDRALYNADELTLSFCRAIEGLGPTLGHAFLQLPPTFGPEHLPRLERYLLDFPAYVPLAVELRHPGWFADAELLASVTAMLEALNKPLVLSDVAGRRDVLHMRLTTPVAFVRINGHGLIDSDFRRADDWAARVAGWLEAGLHTAYLFIHQKDIMHSPLWAEHFLRRLRELTGLSVQPPRVIPQPVQGSLF
- a CDS encoding septal ring lytic transglycosylase RlpA family protein; protein product: MKLNLRLHVSGLMMAMLLVLLTAFAALARPNSIREDEKAPAAAAKKATVMRGRASWYGREHQGHRTSNGERFDRNKYTCAHKTLPFGTKLRVSNPETGRSVVVRVTDRGPFRHQRILDLSEVAARPLGIVTHGAVSVVAEVVSPETPLGPTEAPADLATLAADSTVAVGLLADIRPGTSEAADVTLTPEPVATYVIQAGTFGDARNARAVMDKIQSVEPKLLVTTVATSTPDGKALNRVVVGRFATAAEADTVRQRLARLGIAGLVRQGENL
- a CDS encoding outer membrane beta-barrel protein → MLKTYCLLALGFTLCTASTAKAQTTKGTRVLGLSAGNIIYQKNNGYRQISAQLAPSIGTFVADNVALGIALPIGYSSTKTQYSFRNTQRNLELGLLPWVRYYLPSSSKHRVFGELSVGGALSSSRTKADGYTVKNSDVTLLASLGAGYSYFITPNVGLEALAKFATNSGNSTAFGKGYLDINLGFRVYLPKGGAATVPAE
- a CDS encoding penicillin acylase family protein, giving the protein MLRILKAGLALLLTLALTWALNTKLGDVPPVARLLSPYRGIWQNGEAEADFAAQQTLQLPGLHQPVRVRFDDRRVPHIFAENEHDLYYAQGYLTAHDRLWQMEFMTRVAAGRISEVVGPKALEYDRFQRRMGLPYGAENTLREMLRNDTTRLVLESYAAGVNAYINSLSPKDYPFEYKLLDYAPEPWQPLKSALLLKLMAWDLSGRSDDLRLSNILSKYGPEVVRDLFPDYPNRTDAIVPPGTPLEFEPRPVPPTPPSFTAAMAGKLPQREPDPELGSNNFAVAGSRSASGLPLLANDPHLQLNLPSIWYQAQLHAPGVNVYGVTIPGAPTIIIGFNEDVAWGVTNVGGDVLDWYQLKFRDARQREYWHEGRWKPVRRVVERIAVRGQPDRLDTVLYTHHGPIVYDQQEKVFNKQTPIRHALRWTAHDGGNEVLAFYRLNRAHSYPDYRRALRMYASPAQNFIFADNRNEIAIQPNGRFPLKWPDQGKFILDGTDARYDWQGWIPMEQNPHVKDPARGFVSSANQPSAGFDYPYYLGWDYAPSDRGHRINERLTQLRGATPDSLRNLQNDNLGVNARQMLPWMLSTVTGSKMTDNCFLPLLPNSPEYAAVGALAQWNYRYESDAVAASVFELWYNDLVKRLWDDDFGSAAGLEMRYPSRARTNQLLLRESGSMLTCFQKASPWIDDRTTAKRENVHDLLTASLHFAVDSLTRKFGPMGPKWAWANQKSTDINHLANLTGFGRQDIDCPGSPGSVNATGPRNGPSWRMVVALGPQVKAYGIFPGGQSGNPASAYYDDMIESWRVGKLDELVFLRAADENHPRLGAAWRLEARP